The genomic segment ATGCCTTTATGTTTTAAGTACACATACAAGAATATAGACGTTTGTGTGCAAGAATAAACACAGGAAGAAGAATAAGTTTACTTTGGCTAAACTAATGTTTGACGGGGTGAAGCaacaatttacacattactgtgttgaaattaaaatcaagcttttcatttatttttgaggGAAAGAAGTATTTCAGTCCACCATGTTAAAATATCTGACCcatacacaaatgtaatatgtgtgtatgtacataTTAGATTTCCACATATGAaatatgggtaacactttagaatagggattTCTTATTCACTATTAACGATGACTTTTCCCTCAAAAAATTCATAATTTggtgcttattaatatttagtaaggtagttgttaagtttaggtattgggtaggattagggatgtagaataaggtcatgtagaCTTAGgatttaatatgtgcttaattattactaataaatggctaattgtctagtaatatgcatgctaataagcaactaataataGTTGCTTAACTAAtagttaagagaccctaaaataaagtgttacagaaatatgctgtattatgatgtaaaaacatttttgaagattataagaaattttaacagttttatatatGACATCTAGTCCTTATAGTTATGTAGGTTTATGtgttcacactttattttaaggttcaattctcgctattaacaaacaatTAACTACTACTTTTGCCTCCTAATCTTCTgcttatttatatttagtaacgTACAGTAGTTGTTTAGGTATTATAAGTATTATAAGTTTAGGTATTAGGAATGTAAAATATGGTTgtgtagaatatgtgctttataagtactaataaacagccaatatgttaataacatGCATGAtagtaagcaactagttaatagtgcgaactggtccctatactaaagtgttactgtttatgtatgtgtaaatATGAAAGACatacatgtatttaataaatgtattacaaaaacataacatacaggtttttaatatgttgttttaatgaagttacatatataaaataaaacgtgGTTGTAACATGATgtcaaaaaaatcataatatagaCATTATTAACATTTGTACATATACAAATCTACTATGGGgattttatatatgttataaactACATTATATCTACCCAGTGAATTTAATTATGTATGAAAATGATATTGCCATATATGTTACATATATGGTAATATCACTCTTGACAGGCCAGCATGTCGTGTAACATTTCCACAGGTAAAtagtacaataatataacatgtaatttataaaattagtataatataatataatataatataatataatataatataatataatataatataatataatataatataatataatataatataatataatatgtcaaTACTTTGTACATTTTAGATTTTACGATGTAATTTAGATTTACAGTTGTAGATGTGATATATTGTGTTTCACTCTGTTAAGTTAAAGTTACTTAAGTTAAAGACTGCACTTTTGTTAATAAATAGCCCAGATGCATTTTACACAGGAGATGATGAAAACAGCTACTGGAGAAATGTATAGCCagaaatagaaagagagagataccAGAATGACTCACTAATCTCTCTTCTTTATCCAAGTCATCCTTCCTGCTTCATTCTCTTCAATGTTCCTCTCATAGAATCTGCAGGTCACCTGAGAcggccaaaagaaaaaaaaaatcatattagttttaaattaaaaacaatgcaGCTAAATTTGGGGAATGAACAAAGGGCCTCAGACCCATCATACAGGAAGTCAAATCATTCTGTTCAGGTTGTGTTCATTAAGTTATTCTCTTATAGCTCATTACTGCACTAAACTCATGACTTATAATCAGTGAAGTGCTCCTAGATGTGATTGCtggtttaaattttatttcataaaaaatatggtggtggatgaggagatacccccctgacaatgtaagcattttgagtgcctagaaaagcgctatataaatgtaattaattattattattataattataaaaagtaactaaaataagTAATTTAGTAAGGActtaaataaatttttgttgtcagataaaatgtaaaaagtagtaTAGTTACAAGGGTTTTAGTGAAACCAAAGTCAACGgtatattacatttatacagAGCCCCGTTTATGTAGAGAACCACAGGAAGCCTAAGGTGTTACCACTTCCTGTCTCTTGCAAGAAGCCCATTTTATACCATAACTGTTTAATATTTACAATGCTTCTTCAAGGAAACAATGAAGTGTGATGATGAACAAAAAATCAATATAAATTGCCATTGCAACTATTTTTACTCCAATGATGGAAATGATTTATGAATGAAACAGGAAATAAATGGAAGGGACATCACTTATTCATCAGCTTGATTAAAATATGAAAAGTGGATGTTAAATACCAGAATGGAGTGAGAATGTAGATTATAAAGATTATAAAGAAAACCTTTTTCTTTTCAATAACAAGCTCTGATGAATCCTTCACAGTAAGTGGATTGGAGAAATAACTTGGCCCTTTAGAAATTAATGTAACATTCCATTTGACCCAAAACTGTATTGCTGTTCCTTAAATGTTGAGTGACTCATTTATCTGATGTTTCTAGAGGAGGATGAGCTCCTTCAGTTGAGCCTGGTTCTTCCCAAGATTATTCTCCCTCTTCACATAAACATCTTTACTGAGCTTTTCTTTGCTACCATCATCTTTCACTTGCTTCCCAAGGACATTAAGGCAATAATGTCTCTATACACCtgctttgaaactttttttttcaccattggaatctattttaagtgttttttaacCCAGTGTATTTTGCAGAGCTGTTCATACATTGAATTCTGTGAACAGTGGAAACATTGTGGCTCTGTGGTGTTTGTCAAAACACTGCTGTGTGTGAGCCGTTAACCTCTCGCTCAATCATTTGAGCTCAACTATTTGTTCTAACTTTTTTATTCCAGAATTTACTAGTTTATTTTTAACCCCTGtaacatttagaaaaataaatataatttaacaaaataatttaattgtataacaGACCACAAATATATTCTATAAATATACATGCCCATGTTTATGCGCTAGTGTTCCCAGTTAAAGGCCTATTACAAAAGACTAATTGAATACaaccttttttcttcttttttttttctctctctcacttaaAACAATATTGTGAGAGGGAAAACAATCCAGATTTTCATGTTGTAAGCACCACAGGATATAAGGAAATGGTCACATCTGCTTGAACAAAATGATTGAAATTTTTAAttcatcataattttttttaaatatgtgatataatgaaataaaactaacTTTTTGTTACCATGTAAGACGTAGATGACGGAAGCATGAGGATGTACCACATAGTAGAAATTAACCCAGGCagcgagcctgtcctccaacaaaaaacgaccatataggtcgtttgtgcaagcaccttattacgacctatatttaagttttaaagttaagcgccatctagcgggcataaaaataatgacagtatcgcgttgcgtctgtcgtcatgaaatcattaccaatcaaaacgcacgtttattcaaatgcaatgtgtggactttttacacagatttcacagtatttcctacatattttactaggtggcttattcgttcgaatgaccacctaaccccacccctaaacctaaccctcacagaaatcatgctaagtTATGATTATTGAGTATATACATTTTacgtgcacatccgttccctgggattgaacccatgatagcatgattacatatcaaggtataacgcaataatctaacAACTGATCTACatgaaacgcaaatcagagtgcaaataaaagagtacaaaacattaatatgaaaacgtccTGTTgtcgataggggcgcaattgtagtatatgctctgatgggtcgtaattcagggatttggacaaacgacctatacgagcgtattggttggagtaCAGATTGCAGGCAGCAGTAGTTTTAAGCTgtaaaagtcatttatttttaactctGTTTCAATATTGATGCAGTCTCGTGTGAAAAAAGCCTCAACTGGAATAATAAAGAAACATTGTTCATCACTCAACTCGGCCCTGTATCAACTCAAGATGGAGaacatgaaataaaacattaGCTGTAGGAGCTGGAGGATTATATTGAACACTCATTGTTAAAAAATGCTTTTGCTGCCTAATTATaggatattaaaacatttatatttcttgTCTTTTCTTTCTTCAGGCTGACTGAAATGAAAGGAACTGCTGCTATAGTTCAGATTTTCACCTTGACCAAACAACAGTGTTCCTTCTGTCTTTCCTTCTGATGAATCTGAGTCAACGTCTTCTAATATAACTGATATTCAGTGTAACAgtataaaaacaaacatgttATCACAACACTTTCAACACTAAATGCCTTATTTATTATAGACTGTATAGTTTAGTGAGGCATTTTTTCTTAGTGCAGCTGTACTGAATCATGCTCTTTAAATTGACCAAAATATAAGCAGACTTTTATTATCTGAATTCTGCCATTCTGTAACCATAGAAAAGTCATAGCTTTACTGATGTTTTGATGTGTGTAATAAAATAACAGAGTTTTATCAGGGGAACTCCTTCAGACATGAGAACATATATGTTCTTTTGTGTCAAGTTATTGTCGTCATGTTTGAAATAAAGTGATTAAAGtatgacagacatttttccaCTAGATGGAAGTGAACTCATAGTTAAAAACATTTAGCCCACCCTCTTCATTCTGAAATTATATATTTCCATTCCCCTTCACACCTCTTTGTGTGTTATGTGTTTTAAAGAAGTTCTCTGAAATCCCTCAAATAATGAAGTAAAGATGCACTTTGTTCTCTTAAACTGTGTGACATTGTCAGACATAagatattgtatttaattttgcgTTGTTAAAAGATAATAAGGTTAGTCAAAGGTCTACACCATGTTTTGATCCACCcactctaataataataacaatgtaccAGGTCTACAGCAAAGTTCATAAAACATTaaacagttaaatatatataactaataattCCTTATCAGTTTCATATCTTTATACATATCTCTTTTTGAAATCATTGTTTTGCCCAtcttatgtattatatatgctttatttatatatatatatatatatatatatatatatcaatatttaaacaaaacaggGTAGTATACATAGTGTTTTGTGATGTTTAAGAagaatttattaaagaaaaatgtattaatcagcAAATCACAAAAACAATGGCACAATATTTCTGAAGCAACTATGGAGTAATGCTTTCCACAGTTGGTCATATTAATACTTCTAAAGTAATCTGAACTGCAAGATATTAACCGGATTTCTGAAGCATTACAGTAACTTAACAGTAACTTAATCTTTACATTGAACATTAATAACTGAATgacgaaaaaacaaacaaacggacagaaaaaaaaaagatctcttcACATCGACTGATGATTCAGAAGCATATTAAATAACATTCTGTTCTTCTGATGCTGTTCTGCATCAGTGCACAGCTGCACTGTACAAAACTGTCTCTGGGGCCGTACCCTTTATGAAGGTTTAGTACGTATGTATGTTTAAAGTACTAATGTGTACCTATGAAGTAGATGTACCATAAGGGTAAACAGGGTACAAAGATGTACAGTTTAGCTTTTGTAACTTAGGGCatcaccccagtgacagctttgtacctttttttctttgaaagcaTAGTTTCTTAAAAATGGTATACAACAGAAGTCAGCACGTCTGAGTTCAGATAGAGATAGGGAGGAAGAAGCAGGCCTTTTTTGTGTGTTTCCATGTACTGTGGAAGTGAAAacagcatttataaataaataaatagcttcaACAGATACGATAAAAAGTTCCACagacatatttaaaacaaaacataccTGATTTTTATTTGCCATATATTTTCTTGGAGACTTTCTCCCTAAAATATTTCATAGGATTAAGCAAGGAAACACAAAACTAGTATCATTTATAAAAGCAACTGTTATGTTTAGTTAAAACACTCAAATAACTCACCTTGGCGTCTACAGATATAAAGAAATGATATGATCATAACTATGAAGACCAGCCCCACTATTCCACTGCAGATGTATACAAAATACCAAAACCACTGCAGACCATCGTTTGGAGGTGTATTTAGATCATGTACTGTTGTAGGTACTTTAGGAGAACATATTAAAGAGATGTAGAAATTATACATAAAAACTTGACAATAATATCATGTTGTAAAGGTCATGTCCTTACTTGTGTTATTGTGAGTGAGTGAAAACTCTTCATTCATATTATCagctgaaaatataataaaatgtcttAGTGAAGACATTTAGTAATGTTTTACAATTTGTAATCAACAAAGTGTGAATATTATTAATTCTAATGATAATGTCTCTTACCTGTCACAGTCACATTAATAGCATGGCCTATAGACATGTCGCCTTCTTTACATCTGTAGAAACCAGCATCCTCCATTGAGATGTTCAGGAAAACCAGGAAAGCCATCCCTTCCTGTTCTGTGATGTTCTTCCACTCagttctgatgtgatttgaatcatttaaagctttacagtcCTCTCCAAAGAGTTTGCACCATGAGACTCTTGGTTTCCTTTGACATCCATGTAGAGTTACAGAACAGTTTATCTTCAACACGCTCATAACAGGAGCTAGAAACACTGTGTTTCGTGGCACTCTGATCAATGAACGACAATTCATCTCAGACCCTAAAGGAATGAAGAAAAAATATAGGTCAAGAAAAATAGCAgagtaaattttttatatatcagGTCTTTAGATAGCTGCATTGACATCATCAACTAAATTAAACTTTTTGAGACCATAAGCAGAATTTTCATACAATCCTGAAAAAAGGTTTTTGATACTGTTATTTAAACTACAAATAATATTTAGTGGTATAAACATTAATAGGACAACTTTATAGAACAAATAAAGAACAAATCTCaagtttgtgtgtttgtacaaCACCTCAGCCTATACATCTATGATAAATtctttagatgttttatttttattttcatagagGTGGTTTAACATTTCTTAGTAACCGTGCATCACACCCAATAGTGTAATGCAGCACATTAATGTTTGAGGCTTTACCTTTGCTTATTCTATGCTTTTGGACAAAGTCAATGGTTATTCACCTAAATTAACTTGATTTAAGATGAATTAGATAATTATTCAAATGTAAGTATACAGAGGTATCTAAAACATACATGGAAATTCTGTTATTCAAATTTATAAGCAAACATTTACCAGgatgtatattataaataaatgtaataatatataatcattttCTATAAAACTATTACatgtcagtgatttttttttcttcaatacgACAAACAGCAAAACTTTTCCAAGGTCAGGTACTACTCATAAAACCCATATATCTCATAAAACATTATCTGCTATATGCATTGCACACATGCCGTGGCATCACATTTCAAACTTATACCATAGTACATACCATCATACACATTTAGGAATATATATCTGACTGACATCAGTCAGTCTATAGGGCAGATCTGAATACTCACCGTTCTTGGTGCTGCTGGCAGTGACACACATCAATATCACAATAGTGGCCAGTATAATCTAGAAGAAAGAGTTGCTTAATGTTGAAGGTCTTTTTATcagaaaatgcatattaaaaatctaatataatcTCTTACCAtctctgtttctcttttcttGTACTTCTTGACTTGAATCTTCAAATCCTTGAATCACAGGTGCTTTTCACCTGCGTTGTTTCTCATCAAATTCTTTTTATTTGTTCAGCTTTGTGTCTGTGTCCGTTTTCTGAGGGTTGTTCTTCTTAGTTTGTCTTCTTTCGTCATTGACAGTGTCAAACCTCATCTCGTGTGTCTGTAGTGGTTTCAGGTTCTCTGAATGTTGTCCAGGGTGGCTGAACCTTCATgcaaatactgaaaataaaaaggATCAAGAAACAGTTGTCAATTTAGCAGTTTTGTTGCTATTTTGGTAACTTTGGTTCCCTACAATATAGAACATTTTTCTTTCCTAAAAGCACCCAGCAACttgctatttaatttaatttaatcaataaAAAGACATTTCCTGTAACCCTACAACACAACAAAATGCAAAGCATGATTAAAAATCAAGGTAaaataactgtgaaattatttcaTATTGACACAGTAAATATGCCCAATGCAAATAAtagtttataacaataataataattattattatattaactaacTAAAAATATACTTCTTAAAACTATATCCTATTGTGTAGTTTTactatttattatgaaaatacattcaatgtaaaaaaaaaatacattcaatgtAAGAACATGTAACTTCAATAATTCAATGTTGTGTTTATACTACTACaaataatatgtttatattatttttatgaacacatctaaattaacatattttaaataaacattttcgcTGAGATGCTAGTAACTCTGAGTAAATTCATGCAATGACACGATTTTACCAATTTCATGTTGGTACATAATGACATTATTTTGTAATGAAAACATCATTTAACAACTTTTAGCAACAAATCATCCTGCCTTTAAGCAACTTCCCCTGAAAATGGTTTGGCAACACTGACAGTAGCACAATGAGTGAACAAATGAACTCAGTGGCCCCTCATTGTGGATAATGACTGAACAGCAGCACAGTCAGAATACTCAGTTTAACTGTGACCTTAAAGGGTtacactgtaaaaactaaagGTGCCTCAGGTATCCTTTTGAGTACTCCAGGaaccttaaaatgtatttaaagtgcCTCAAATGTCTTTTTCTCATAATAGGGTTCCTGGAAGAACCATTATAGTCTTAGCAGTTCGTGCAGGAACTCATGAGATCCTTGAAGCACATTTGTTCCCAGTTCTAAGGTTCTGGAGTCAACCTTTCGTCACACTGAGACCTCAAAGTGCTCTGGAGGTTCCTggaggaactcacattttaaaaagGGGTTACTGTAGGCTCTGTTAACATTAAAGTGGTTCCTGGAAGATCTCACTTGTAAAAGCCAGCATCTGGAAGAACCCAGAGAAGtaacaaaaatgaaatttgacttattattattattatttactttttaggaATGTGATGGAACAATGAATTGTGTGGCACTTTCCatgtgaaataataaataaataaaataaaataaaaacctaaatgGTTGTACAAATCTTCACACTTGTTCtgtcaaaacataaataaataaaataacaaaaggaCATACAAAATCTTCTAAACAGCCAGAATATCCAactaaaatgttacaattatttctgaaaacACTGTTCTCAGCAATAGGGAATATATACAAGCAAACAGGCATCCAGTGACTACAccatgtttgttattattatttattaatttcctcCAGACTGCAATaactaaaaatagttttaatttaataaaaaactttAATTATAACAATCggtacaatagtaatatttagatttttttatttgattaatgaaataagtttaaattATTCAGCTGTTGTCAAGAAGAAGAAAATGCATGAGGCTTGGAGTCCTCGCGCTCCTGATGTTTGCTCGCGCACGCGTGCGTATGAAGTAACGGCttatggaagcgtatgggtagcgatattcaatttgggatgtaatatgcaaaatgacaatgcaatatgtaaaatggcaatgcatttctgtatttacatttacattttccaatacatttgtgcaacgtttggtgcaaaatgaaaatgaaaattaagttacataatttgcatttgtcatttcatacaccagttttaatatgtaaaatgaatactaattttaacgctttataagttgcaaaatttaaataaaatgtaatacagaaatgattagatatgtataacatgttcaagcaaaaactgtggcaaaattataatttaaatgctatttttcttaaccttttaactgtcacccccatttttgaacatagacgtgAAAGTACACTATTCacacttaaattgttataattcataaacgcttttgaatacagaccaaaggttggtctctttttaaagaagacaatctgcagattattgcagaagtgaatttaaaaaaatgaaagtataaacaagttatagaagtttaaatttactgtaaataaatttattattttatttttattatattttatataaaataaatattttataaaatgtttaaatccaaaattgctataa from the Carassius carassius chromosome 7, fCarCar2.1, whole genome shotgun sequence genome contains:
- the LOC132143758 gene encoding uncharacterized protein LOC132143758; translation: MIILATIVILMCVTASSTKNGSEMNCRSLIRVPRNTVFLAPVMSVLKINCSVTLHGCQRKPRVSWCKLFGEDCKALNDSNHIRTEWKNITEQEGMAFLVFLNISMEDAGFYRCKEGDMSIGHAINVTVTADNMNEEFSLTHNNTIPTTVHDLNTPPNDGLQWFWYFVYICSGIVGLVFIVMIISFLYICRRQGRKSPRKYMANKNQYMETHKKGLLLPPYLYLNSDVLTSVVYHF